One Malus sylvestris chromosome 14, drMalSylv7.2, whole genome shotgun sequence DNA segment encodes these proteins:
- the LOC126598455 gene encoding GDSL esterase/lipase At4g10955-like, giving the protein MASGRESFDLSGPLLLTSIDWQNTQHQRSVAACLVQGVYVLERDRQEEREGPQALAPPWWEFFHFKLLRKLVDDVGFSIFGAVYEFKPPPSLCNHPSEGSPCYVIAFRGTITKYDSVSRDLELDVEVIRNGLHRTSRFEIAMQAVRNMVAASGPSNVWLAGHSLGSAMAMLAGKTMASSGNYLKSFLFNPPFVSAPIERIKDKRVKHGLRIAGSVITAGLTLAMKAKQQQHHQHRSRPENEPFTALAAWFPGLFVNPSDDICSEYIGYFEHRKKMEDIGAGAIERLATQNSLGGLLMHVMGKKAAPEPPLHLIPSANLTVNLTPSRDLKEAHGIHQWWRDDLQLLSEVHKYK; this is encoded by the exons ATGGCGTCGGGGAGGGAAAGTTTCGACCTTTCAGGACCATTGCTCCTAACGTCCATTGACTG GCAGAATACTCAGCATCAAAGATCTGTTGCTGCCTGTTTGGTTCAGGGTGTCTACGTTCTTGAACGGGACCGCCAAGAGGAACGAGAAGGGCCCCAGGCCCTTGCTCCTCCTTGGTGGGAGTTCTTCCATTTTAAGCTGCTCCGTAAGCTTGTGGATGATGTTGGTTTCTCCATCTTTGGTGCCGTATATGAGTTTAAACCTCCACCCTCTCTTTGTAACCATCCATCGGAAGGAAGCCCTTGTTATGTAATTGCTTTCCGAGGCACCATAACGAAGTATGACTCAGTCTCACGAGATCTTGAGCTGGATGTTGAGGTGATCCGAAATGGACTGCACAGGACATCTCGCTTCGAGATTGCTATGCAAGCTGTCCGAAATATGGTTGCTGCATCAGGTCCTTCAAATGTTTGGTTAGCTGGCCACTCCTTGGGGTCAGCCATGGCAATGCTTGCTGGAAAAACTATGGCTAGCTCTGGCAATTATCTCAAATCTTTTCTCTTCAATCCGCCATTTGTGTCGGCCCCAATAGAGAGGATTAAGGATAAGAGAGTGAAGCATGGGCTTCGGATTGCAGGCAGTGTGATTACTGCAGGACTCACTCTTGCTATGAAGgctaaacaacaacaacatcatCAACACAGAAGTCGACCAGAAAATGAACCATTCACTGCTCTAGCTGCATGGTTCCCTGGTCTATTTGTCAATCCATCTGATGACATCTGCTCTGAATATATCGGGTATTTCGAACACAGGAAGAAGATGGAGGACATTGGAGCAGGGGCCATTGAGAGGTTAGCAACTCAGAATTCTCTAGGGGGTCTACTGATGCATGTGATGGGAAAGAAAGCAGCGCCCGAGCCCCCATTGCACCTCATTCCTTCGGCGAACCTGACAGTTAATTTAACCCCTTCAAGGGATCTGAAAGAAGCCCATGGAATTCATCAATGGTGGAGAGACGACCTGCAATTGCTTTCCGAGGTCCACAAATACAAATAG
- the LOC126598457 gene encoding uncharacterized protein LOC126598457 isoform X2, giving the protein MSKPQRPQRPKPPPSGRTNLASCIVATIFLIFVVIVILIVYFTVFKPKDPKISVSAVQLPSFSIQNSTVNFTFSQYVSVHNPNRAAFSHYDSTLQLIYSGSQVGFMFIPAGKIEAGQTQFMAATFAAQSFPVSDPNRASGMVQNPLGPTFGDGLSGLSGTGAGPVGSTMQIESRLEMGGRIRVMHFLTHHVEAKSTCEVYIAVIVIHKVEAFS; this is encoded by the exons ATGAGCAAGCCTCAGCGGCCACAGCGGCCCAAACCGCCGCCGTCCGGCCGTACGAACCTCGCCTCCTGCATCGTCGCCACCATCTTCCTAATTTTCGTCGTCATCGTCATCCTCATCGTCTACTTCACCGTCTTCAAGCCCAAAGACCCCAAAATCTCTGTCTCCGCCGTCCAGCTCCCTTCCTTCTCCATCCAAAACTCCACCGTCAACTTCACCTTCTCCCAATACGTCTCCGTCCACAACCCCAACCGCGCCGCCTTCAGCCACTATGACAGCACTCTCCAGCTTATCTACTCCGGCAGCCAAGTCGGGTTCATGTTCATACCTGCCGGCAAGATCGAAGCGGGTCAGACCCAGTTCATGGCCGCCACCTTCGCCGCCCAGTCGTTCCCGGTCTCCGATCCCAATCGGGCTTCCGGGATGGTCCAGAACCCACTGGGCCCCACTTTCGGAGATGGGTTGAGCGGGTTGAGCGGCACCGGCGCCGGACCCGTCGGTTCCACGATGCAGATTGAGTCGCGGTTGGAGATGGGGGGTCGGATTCGGGTCATGCACTTTCTTACCCACCATGTGGAGGCAAAATCTACGTGTGAAGTGTACATTGCT GTGATTGTAATTCATAAAGTTGAAGCCTTTAGCTAG
- the LOC126598454 gene encoding phosphatidylinositol 4-kinase gamma 2-like: MSLADVALSPGHSAAAGFFESQLGHCSSESIMLYLRVAGSVIPMRVLESDSIASVKLRIQTCKGFVVKKQKLVFEGRELARNDSLIKNYGITGENVLHLVLRLSDLLHITVSTIGGKEFDFHVDRHRNVGYLKQRVLKKGKAYDPEDQELFCNGEKLDDQRLIDDICKNNDDVIHLVVQKSAKVRAKHYDKDLELSVVAPLSDECREEVNGVVNHRSERVPVVTWQLPYRNPDFLLEPIVVNPKVKLPSYAWDMLNSTFNGLRKGNQPIRSSEGTGGTYFMQDSFQEFVSVFKPVDEEPNAVNNPHGLPASPDGEGLKRGTRVGEGSVREVAAYLLDHPKSGPRNLSNETIGFAGVPPTILVRCLHKAFNHPQGYDCSSKNVKMGSLQVFMKNDGSCEDMGPSRFPAEEVHKISVFDIRMANADRHAGNILFRKGEDGKIKLIPIDHGYCLPENFEDCTFDWLYWPQARQAYSPDTIEYINSMDAEQDIALLKFYGWDIPVECARTLRISTMLLKKGVQRGLTPFAIGSLMCRENINKESVIEEIVREAQDSLLPGMSEAAFLEAVSEVMDSQLDKLTK, from the exons ATGTCTCTTGCTGATGTTGCCCTGAGCCCGGGACATTCTGCTGCTGCTGGGTTTTTCGAAAGCCAGCTGGGGCATTGCTCTAGTGAATCAATCATGTTGTATCTCAGGGTTGCTGGCTCCGTGATCCCTATGCGCGTTTTGGAGTCCGATTCCATTGCTTCGGTGAAGCTAAGGATCCAAACGTGCAAAGGTTTCGTGGTGAAGAAGCAGAAGCTTGTTTTCGAAGGCAGGGAATTGGCCCGGAACGATTCTCTCATTAAGAACTATGGCATCACTGGTGAGAATGTGTTGCATTTGGTTCTTAGGCTTTCTGATCTTTTGCATATCACTGTTAGCACCATTGGTGGGaaggaatttgatttccatgttgatagACATCGAAATGTCGGGTACCTCAAGCAACGGGTTTTAAAGAAGGGGAAGGCTTATGATCCCGAGGATCAGGAACTTTTCTGCAATGGTGAAAAGCTTGATGACCAGAGGCTCATTGATGATATTTGTAAGAACAATGATGATGTCATTCACTTGGTGGTTCAGAAATCTGCCAAGGTTAGGGCTAAGCATTATGATAAAGATTTGGAGCTTTCAGTTGTGGCACCGCTTTCTGATGAATGCAGAGAAGAGGTCAATGGAGTGGTCAACCACCGATCCGAGAGGGTTCCAGTTGTAACATGGCAGTTACCTTATCGCAATCCGGATTTCTTGTTGGAACCAATTGTTGTGAATCCCAAGGTTAAGCTTCCCTCTTATGCCTGGGACATGCTGAATTCCACATTTAATGGTTTGAGGAAGGGCAACCAACCTATTAGGTCATCTGAAGGCACTGGAGGAACTTATTTCATGCAAGATTCCTTCCAggagtttgtttctgttttcaagcCCGTGGATGAGGAGCCTAATGCAGTGAACAATCCCCATGGCTTGCCCGCATCCCCGGATGGTGAGGGTTTGAAAAGGGGAACAAGGGTAGGAGAAGGATCCGTGAGGGAAGTGGCAGCATACTTGTTGGATCATCCCAAGAGCGGGCCTCGCAATTTATCAAACGAGACTATTGGCTTTGCTGGGGTGCCTCCGACCATTTTGGTTAGGTGCTTGCATAAAGCATTTAATCATCCGCAAGGGTATGATTGCtcatcaaagaatgttaagatGGGGTCATTGCAAGTTTTCATGAagaatgatggaagttgtgaggACATGGGTCCTAGTCGTTTCCCGGCAGAGGAGGTGCACAAGATTAGCGTTTTTGATATAAGAATGGCAAATGCAGACAGGCATGCTGGGAATATTTTGTTTAGAAAAGGGGAAGATGGTAAGATAAAGCTCATTCCTATTGACCATGGGTACTGCCTTCCAGAGAAT TTTGAAGATTGCACTTTCGATTGGCTTTATTGGCCACAAGCTCGCCAGGCTTATTCTCCTGACACCATTGAGTACATAAATTCTATGGATGCTGAACAAGATATTGCACTTTTGAAATTTTACGGGTGGGACATTCCAGTTGAGTGTGCCCGCACGCTCCGTATCTCCACCATGCTTCTGAAGAAAGGGGTACAGAGAGGTCTCACCCCTTTTGCCATTGGGAGCCTCATGTGCAGAGAAAATATAAACAAGGAGTCAGTGATTGAGGAGATAGTGCGTGAAGCTCAGGATTCCTTGCTCCCGGGCATGAGTGAAGCTGCATTTCTTGAAGCCGTCTCCGAGGTCATGGATTCCCAGCTCGACAAGCTTACAAAGTAA
- the LOC126600597 gene encoding dynamin-related protein 5A-like: protein MENLISLVNKIQRACTALGDHGEDSALPTLWDSLPAIAVVGGQSSGKSSVLESIVGKDFLPRGSGIVTRRPLVLQLIKIDEGSREYAEFLHLPRKRFTDFAAVRKEIADETDRETGLSKQISSVPIHLSIYSPNVVNLTLVDLPGLTKVAVEGQSDNIVQDIENMVRSFIEKPNCIILAISPANQDLATSDAIRISREVDPTGDRTLGVLTKIDLMDKGTDAVEILAGKSYRLKFPWVGVVNRSQADINKNVDMIAARLREREYFSTTPEYKHLAPRMGSEHLARMLSKHLETVIKSKIPGIQSLISKTVAELETELSLLGKPISADAGGKLYTVMEICRLFDGIYKEHLDGLRSGGDKIYNIFDNQLPAALKRLQFDKQLSMENIRKLITEADGYQPHLIAPEQGYRRLIESSIVSMRGPAEAAVDAVHIILKDLVRKAISETPELKQYPALRVEVTNAATESLERMREQSKKATLQLVDMECSYLTADFFRNLPQDVEKGGNPSHSIFDRYNDSYLRRIGTTVLAYVNMVCVSLRNSIPKSVVYCQVREAKRVLLDQFFIELGKLETKQLSSLLNEDPAVMERRAALARRLELYRSAQAEIDSVAWAK from the exons ATGGAGAACCTGATATCATTGGTGAACAAAATCCAGAGAGCTTGCACTGCTCTAGGTGACCACGGCGAAGATAGCGCATTACCGACTCTTTGGGACTCTCTTCCCGCCATCGCCGTTGTCGGTGGCCAG AGTTCTGGCAAGTCTTCGGTTTTGGAGAGCATTGTTGGGAAGGATTTCTTACCACGCGGTTCTG GAATTGTTACTAGGCGTCCTCTTGTCTTGCAACTTATTAAGATTGACGAAGGAAGCAGAGAATATGCGGAGTTTCTCCACCTTCCAAGGAAGAGGTTCACTGATTTTG CTGCTGTGAGAAAGGAGATTGCAGACGAGACAGATCGAGAAACCGGCCTCAGCAAACAAATCTCTAGCGTTCCAATTCATCTTAGCATATATTCTCCTAATG TTGTTAACTTGACACTTGTTGACCTTCCCGGGCTTACAAAAGTGGCTGTTG AGGGTCAGTCGGATAATATTGTGCAAGACATTGAAAATATGGTTCGCTCCTTCATTGAGAAG CCCAACTGTATTATTCTAGCTATTTCACCTGCCAATCAAGATCTTGCCACATCTGATGCAATTAGGATCTCTCGCGAAGTGGATCCAACAG gGGACAGGACACTTGGAGTTTTGACAAAGATTGATCTAATGGACAAGGGTACGGATGCAGTTGAA ATATTGGCAGGAAAGTCATACCGGCTTAAGTTTCCTTGGGTTGGGGTCGTGAATCGCTCACAAGCCGATATTAACAAGAATGTTGATATGATTGCTGCCAGGCTTAGAGAACGTGAGTATTTTTCTACCACCCCAGAATACAAGCACCTTGCTCCCAGAATGGGTTCTGAACATCTAGCTCGAATGCTTTCTAAG CATTTGGAAACTGTAATTAAGTCAAAAATTCCGGGCATCCAGTCCCTAATTAGCAAGACTGTTGCTGAACTTGAAACTGAACTGAGTCTTCTTGGAAAGCCTATTTCTGCAGATGCTGGA GGTAAACTGTATACAGTCATGGAGATTTGTCGTCTTTTTGATGGGATATATAAAGAACATCTTGATGGCTT GCGTTCAGGTGGTGATAAGATTTACAATATTTTTGATAATCAGCTTCCTGCTGCTCTGAAAAGATTGCAATTTGACAAGCAACTTTCAATGGAAAATATACGAAAGCTCATTACTGAAGCTGATGGATATCAACCTCATCTTATAGCTCCCGAACAAGGGTACCGTCGGCTCATCGAATCCTCTATAGTTAGTATGAGAGGTCCGGCTGAGGCAGCTGTTGATGCG GTTCATATCATTTTGAAGGATCTGGTTCGCAAGGCTATCAGTGAGACTCCA GAGCTAAAGCAGTATCCTGCTCTCAGAGTAGAGGTGACAAATGCAGCTACTGAGTCACTCGAGAGAATGAGAGAACAGAGCAAGAAGGCAACACTACAGCTAGTTGATATGGAATGTAGTTACCTGACGGCTGATTTCTTCCGTAATCTTCCCCAAGATGTTGAGAAGGGTGGAAACCCATCACATTCAATTTTTGACAGATACAACGATTCATACCTCAGGCGGATTG GGACCACGGTTTTGGCTTATGTCAATATGGTATGTGTAAGTTTGCGTAACTCAATTCCTAAGTCTGTGGTCTATTGTCAAGTCCGAGAGGCAAAACGAGTCTTACTTGACCAATTCTTCATCGAATTGGGAAAACTGGAG ACAAAGCAGTTGTCGTCATTACTGAATGAGGACCCTGCAGTAATGGAGAGGCGTGCTGCCCTCGCAAGGAGGCTGGAGCTATACAGGAGTGCGCAAGCAGAAATTGATTCAGTTGCTTGGGCGAAGTAG
- the LOC126598457 gene encoding uncharacterized protein LOC126598457 isoform X1, whose product MSKPQRPQRPKPPPSGRTNLASCIVATIFLIFVVIVILIVYFTVFKPKDPKISVSAVQLPSFSIQNSTVNFTFSQYVSVHNPNRAAFSHYDSTLQLIYSGSQVGFMFIPAGKIEAGQTQFMAATFAAQSFPVSDPNRASGMVQNPLGPTFGDGLSGLSGTGAGPVGSTMQIESRLEMGGRIRVMHFLTHHVEAKSTCEVYIAVSDGSVLAFHC is encoded by the coding sequence ATGAGCAAGCCTCAGCGGCCACAGCGGCCCAAACCGCCGCCGTCCGGCCGTACGAACCTCGCCTCCTGCATCGTCGCCACCATCTTCCTAATTTTCGTCGTCATCGTCATCCTCATCGTCTACTTCACCGTCTTCAAGCCCAAAGACCCCAAAATCTCTGTCTCCGCCGTCCAGCTCCCTTCCTTCTCCATCCAAAACTCCACCGTCAACTTCACCTTCTCCCAATACGTCTCCGTCCACAACCCCAACCGCGCCGCCTTCAGCCACTATGACAGCACTCTCCAGCTTATCTACTCCGGCAGCCAAGTCGGGTTCATGTTCATACCTGCCGGCAAGATCGAAGCGGGTCAGACCCAGTTCATGGCCGCCACCTTCGCCGCCCAGTCGTTCCCGGTCTCCGATCCCAATCGGGCTTCCGGGATGGTCCAGAACCCACTGGGCCCCACTTTCGGAGATGGGTTGAGCGGGTTGAGCGGCACCGGCGCCGGACCCGTCGGTTCCACGATGCAGATTGAGTCGCGGTTGGAGATGGGGGGTCGGATTCGGGTCATGCACTTTCTTACCCACCATGTGGAGGCAAAATCTACGTGTGAAGTGTACATTGCTGTGAGTGATGGATCTGTGTTGGCTTTTCACTGTTAG